A stretch of Nitrospira sp. DNA encodes these proteins:
- a CDS encoding efflux RND transporter periplasmic adaptor subunit produces the protein MTTTSHSHSLLGLLFGLLLAGSGCDRTPSEAVVPKLQAAAPAPGIVRLPAEESSRIGLVVQPATRSDFRTYRDFPAILQPNERAMADITTLVRGRVVDVYADLGQQVEANALLAILYSSDLGLAQSAYLKSQAKLHVAEQAYARAKFLLQEQVIGEAEAQRRHAELLSMQAEAHEARDHLKLLGMTDGEFRRLNKSRDIRSHVPIVAPFAGRIIGRHLTRGEVVETTEKLFVVADLSEVWVRANIPEKDIPFVHSIHASGGTQAEVRINAYPREIFKGTITYVGDVLDPATRTMQLRLELPNPEGRLKPEMFATIRLHSESQPDRLTVPEAALQRDQDRTFVFVQRSVNEYEAREVQTGESNGALTTILGGLHEGEPIVTHGAFVLKSELLKKQA, from the coding sequence ATGACAACAACCTCTCACTCCCATTCCCTTCTGGGCCTGCTTTTCGGCCTGCTCCTGGCTGGGTCAGGATGCGACAGAACGCCCAGCGAAGCCGTCGTGCCCAAGCTGCAGGCTGCCGCCCCGGCTCCCGGGATCGTCCGCCTGCCAGCAGAGGAATCGTCGCGCATCGGACTGGTCGTTCAGCCGGCCACTCGCAGCGACTTCCGGACCTACCGGGACTTTCCCGCCATCCTGCAGCCGAACGAGCGCGCCATGGCCGATATCACGACACTGGTCCGCGGCCGCGTGGTGGATGTCTATGCGGACCTGGGGCAACAGGTCGAAGCCAACGCTCTCCTGGCGATCTTGTACAGCAGCGACCTCGGCCTGGCGCAGTCGGCGTATCTGAAATCGCAGGCCAAACTCCATGTCGCCGAGCAGGCTTATGCGCGGGCGAAGTTTCTGCTGCAGGAACAAGTCATCGGCGAGGCGGAAGCCCAGCGCCGCCACGCGGAGCTGCTCAGCATGCAGGCGGAAGCCCATGAGGCGCGCGATCACCTGAAGCTCCTCGGCATGACTGACGGAGAATTTCGCCGCCTCAATAAAAGCCGGGACATTCGTTCCCACGTCCCGATCGTGGCGCCTTTTGCCGGCCGCATCATCGGACGCCACTTGACCAGAGGCGAAGTCGTCGAGACGACCGAGAAACTCTTCGTGGTCGCCGACCTGTCGGAAGTGTGGGTGCGGGCCAACATTCCGGAGAAAGACATCCCCTTCGTCCATTCCATTCATGCCTCAGGCGGCACGCAGGCGGAAGTGCGCATCAACGCCTACCCGCGGGAAATCTTCAAAGGCACGATCACCTACGTCGGCGATGTCCTGGATCCCGCCACCCGCACCATGCAGCTCCGGCTGGAGCTGCCGAATCCTGAAGGGCGATTGAAGCCGGAAATGTTCGCGACGATCCGCCTCCACTCGGAATCGCAGCCGGACCGGCTGACCGTGCCGGAAGCCGCGCTGCAACGGGATCAGGATCGGACCTTCGTCTTCGTCCAGCGCAGCGTGAACGAGTACGAAGCCCGCGAGGTCCAGACCGGTGAATCCAACGGCGCCCTCACCACCATCCTCGGGGGCCTTCACGAAGGGGAGCCGATCGTGACGCACGGCGCCTTTGTCTTGAAGTCCGAGCTCTTGAAGAAACAAGCCTGA
- a CDS encoding response regulator encodes MRRSSFDQENRQTHHTPGALKEPLVRPRILIVDHDDRARLAACHRLTQWGFDTVGEDNGLSALTLLAHTPPTHSFAGMLLEMDMPLLGGMAVLQEMKDRHPAIPVLVMADARHIGKLRDAVRMWAQEYLVKPLDTELLKLKCTYSFSSPINRT; translated from the coding sequence ATGAGACGAAGCTCATTCGATCAAGAAAACAGACAGACTCACCACACGCCCGGCGCGCTCAAGGAACCCCTGGTGCGCCCGCGCATTCTGATCGTGGATCACGATGATCGGGCACGGCTGGCGGCTTGTCATCGGCTGACTCAGTGGGGATTCGATACAGTTGGAGAAGACAACGGCCTGTCGGCGCTGACGCTCCTGGCCCATACCCCGCCCACCCACTCGTTCGCAGGCATGCTGCTGGAGATGGACATGCCCTTGCTCGGCGGAATGGCGGTGCTCCAGGAGATGAAAGACCGCCATCCCGCCATTCCGGTCCTCGTCATGGCCGACGCGCGCCATATCGGGAAGCTCCGCGACGCCGTCAGAATGTGGGCACAGGAATACCTCGTCAAGCCGCTCGATACGGAACTGTTAAAGCTGAAATGTACCTATTCGTTCTCCAGCCCCATTAATAGGACATGA
- a CDS encoding TolC family protein, with protein sequence MSTAFVGIMQMRPRAAFSLVYFGAMLCGAALLCSPSLAQEPLPTVYTLDSILDLALARNPVVSSAEGLIDRQRGQQTAAGAYPNPTVFGNVGYGEVRDTGRANIRESLDRESLTEYNVTLGQPLEWPAMRNARKQAAEAGLATANAGLSETRLNLTTQVKVAFYDLLLAQQDAALARQNLETVESVARIVKARVKSGEGPQFESIKAEVEVLKARQQLARADNAVRINRVVVNTLTGGALESAYLVQGEFAGSLRELHIEGLMARMAVQHPTIQRLLKSVEQSDWKVEFERQSRVPSVTVNGSYWREIGREAVQGGLSVPLPLWYRKQGEIAASLGEKRREEAELLRARNDLARAIHQHYQDARTTADLITVFDKGLLKQAQEALRLAQFSFQQGASSLLDVFDAQRVQRQIQMDYAQARYELSVSLARLERAVGGAL encoded by the coding sequence ATGAGCACCGCGTTCGTCGGAATTATGCAAATGCGCCCGCGCGCCGCTTTTTCTCTCGTCTATTTCGGCGCCATGCTGTGTGGAGCGGCACTCCTCTGTTCGCCAAGCCTGGCGCAGGAACCGCTCCCCACGGTCTATACGCTCGACTCGATACTTGACCTGGCGCTGGCGAGAAATCCTGTGGTGTCGTCCGCGGAAGGGCTCATTGACCGGCAGCGCGGCCAGCAAACCGCCGCCGGCGCCTATCCCAACCCAACCGTCTTCGGCAACGTGGGCTATGGCGAGGTGCGGGACACCGGCCGCGCCAATATCCGCGAGTCCCTGGACCGTGAATCGCTCACCGAATACAACGTGACGCTCGGCCAGCCGCTGGAATGGCCGGCGATGCGGAACGCCCGGAAGCAGGCGGCGGAGGCGGGACTGGCAACGGCCAACGCGGGCCTGTCGGAGACCCGGCTGAATCTGACGACCCAGGTCAAGGTGGCGTTTTATGACTTGCTTCTAGCCCAACAGGATGCCGCCCTCGCCCGGCAGAATCTGGAGACCGTCGAAAGCGTGGCCCGGATCGTCAAGGCGCGGGTCAAATCCGGCGAGGGGCCTCAATTCGAATCGATCAAGGCCGAGGTTGAAGTATTGAAGGCCCGGCAGCAACTCGCGCGCGCGGACAACGCGGTCCGGATCAATCGTGTCGTGGTGAATACCCTGACCGGCGGCGCACTGGAATCCGCCTACCTGGTTCAGGGCGAATTTGCAGGGAGCTTGCGGGAATTGCACATCGAAGGGCTGATGGCCCGCATGGCGGTCCAGCATCCGACCATTCAACGCCTCCTGAAATCGGTGGAACAGTCGGACTGGAAGGTCGAATTCGAGCGGCAATCACGGGTGCCCAGCGTGACCGTGAACGGCAGTTATTGGCGGGAGATCGGGCGCGAAGCGGTGCAAGGCGGCCTGTCGGTTCCCCTGCCGCTGTGGTACCGGAAGCAGGGAGAGATCGCGGCCTCGCTGGGCGAGAAACGCCGTGAAGAGGCGGAGCTGTTGCGCGCCCGCAACGACCTGGCCAGGGCCATCCATCAGCATTATCAAGATGCCAGAACCACGGCTGATTTGATCACGGTCTTCGACAAGGGGCTCTTGAAGCAAGCCCAGGAAGCACTGCGGCTCGCCCAATTCAGTTTCCAGCAGGGCGCATCCAGCCTCTTGGACGTCTTCGATGCCCAGCGGGTCCAGCGCCAGATCCAGATGGACTACGCCCAGGCCCGATACGAATTATCTGTCTCGCTGGCACGCCTTGAGCGGGCCGTTGGCGGAGCACTATGA